One part of the Deinococcus sp. NW-56 genome encodes these proteins:
- a CDS encoding helix-turn-helix transcriptional regulator, producing MRTASQDDVCEIPCVHPEAVVRVRAALPDAGGVEDATALLKVIADPTRFRILSALNVEELCVCDLAAVVGISESAASHQLRLLRAHRLVTFRKEGRIAYYRLLDQHINGLIGSAVDHVREPNLR from the coding sequence GTGAGAACCGCTTCTCAAGATGACGTGTGCGAGATTCCCTGCGTTCACCCTGAGGCGGTCGTCCGGGTGCGCGCCGCCTTACCTGACGCGGGAGGGGTCGAGGACGCCACTGCGCTGCTGAAGGTCATCGCCGATCCGACTCGTTTTCGCATTCTCAGCGCCCTGAACGTAGAGGAACTGTGCGTGTGTGACCTGGCAGCGGTGGTCGGCATCAGCGAGAGTGCGGCCAGCCATCAGTTGCGCTTGCTGCGCGCTCACCGGCTGGTCACCTTCCGCAAGGAGGGACGCATCGCCTACTACCGTCTGCTCGACCAGCACATCAACGGCTTAATCGGCAGCGCCGTGGACCACGTGCGCGAGCCAAACCTGCGTTGA
- a CDS encoding SCO family protein — MSDPSSSAAPLQAPAGRPAWQSMLWALLAVTLLLGGVWAYARMKSPFPFYGTVFNVEEAAPALVGTGEDGRPFALSDLRGQAVAVFFGFLHCPNICPTTLASLERVRQALPEKDQANFRTVLVTLDPARDTVGKLREYVTYFSPSAKGVFIPEPGLAAAAAAWGVGYQKADIENELTYQINHTTGVYLIDREGRRRVVWDYTQLTRVDRVAADIREVMQ; from the coding sequence ATGAGTGACCCTTCTTCCTCTGCTGCACCCCTCCAGGCCCCTGCCGGGCGTCCCGCCTGGCAGTCCATGCTGTGGGCCCTGCTGGCGGTCACCCTGCTGCTGGGAGGTGTCTGGGCCTACGCCCGCATGAAAAGTCCCTTCCCGTTCTACGGCACAGTGTTCAACGTGGAGGAGGCCGCACCGGCCCTGGTGGGCACCGGGGAGGATGGGCGACCCTTCGCCCTGAGTGACCTGCGTGGACAGGCGGTCGCGGTGTTTTTCGGCTTCCTGCACTGCCCCAATATCTGTCCGACCACCCTGGCTTCACTGGAGCGGGTCCGTCAGGCCCTTCCGGAAAAGGACCAGGCCAACTTCCGCACGGTGCTCGTGACCCTCGACCCCGCTCGGGACACGGTCGGCAAGCTGCGGGAGTATGTGACCTACTTCAGCCCGTCCGCCAAAGGCGTGTTCATTCCGGAACCGGGGCTGGCCGCCGCGGCCGCCGCCTGGGGCGTGGGGTACCAGAAGGCCGACATCGAGAACGAGCTGACCTACCAGATCAACCACACCACTGGGGTCTACCTGATCGACCGGGAGGGGCGGCGGCGGGTGGTCTGGGATTACACCCAGCTCACGCGGGTAGACCGGGTAGCGGCGGATATCCGAGAAGTGATGCAGTAA
- a CDS encoding cation diffusion facilitator family transporter encodes MSEHGHSHGENANARQLGIALTLTGTFLVVEVIYGFLSGSLALLSDAGHMLTDVMALALSLFAIRIGQRAADRKRTFGYRRTEILAAAVNAGVLFAIGLYILFEAYGRLREPVDVETTPMLIVAVLGLLVNVVSARILVGGSQNSLNMKSAYLEVMGDLLGSVAVIAGALIIRFTGLTWVDPVLGALIGLWVLPRTWTLLKASVNVLMEGVPEGVDLDTLRAELTALPGVEDVHDLHVWSITSGENSLTAHLTVKQAPPGLLASVQAVAARHGIGHATVQLEVPGAHAGEKGHLHP; translated from the coding sequence ATGAGTGAGCACGGCCACAGCCACGGCGAGAACGCGAACGCGCGGCAACTCGGCATCGCCCTGACGTTGACCGGGACCTTCCTCGTCGTCGAAGTCATCTACGGCTTTCTTTCCGGCAGCCTGGCCCTGCTGTCCGACGCCGGGCACATGCTGACCGACGTGATGGCGCTGGCCCTGTCTCTGTTCGCCATCCGGATCGGGCAGCGGGCGGCCGACCGCAAACGCACCTTCGGGTACCGCCGGACGGAGATCCTGGCCGCCGCTGTGAATGCGGGCGTGCTCTTCGCCATCGGTCTGTACATCCTGTTCGAGGCTTACGGGCGGCTGAGAGAGCCGGTCGACGTGGAGACCACGCCCATGCTGATCGTGGCGGTGTTGGGCCTGCTGGTCAACGTCGTGAGCGCCCGCATCCTGGTGGGCGGCAGCCAGAACAGCCTGAACATGAAATCCGCCTACCTGGAAGTCATGGGAGACCTGCTGGGATCGGTGGCGGTCATCGCCGGAGCGCTGATTATCCGCTTCACGGGCCTGACCTGGGTGGACCCGGTGCTGGGCGCCCTGATCGGGCTCTGGGTGTTGCCGCGCACCTGGACGCTGCTGAAGGCCAGCGTGAACGTCCTGATGGAGGGCGTACCCGAAGGCGTGGACCTGGACACCCTGCGCGCCGAACTCACGGCCCTGCCAGGCGTCGAGGACGTTCATGACCTGCACGTGTGGAGCATCACCAGCGGCGAGAACAGCCTGACGGCACACCTGACAGTGAAGCAGGCCCCGCCCGGGCTGCTCGCCAGCGTTCAGGCGGTCGCGGCCAGGCACGGCATCGGCCACGCCACCGTTCAACTCGAAGTGCCCGGCGCCCATGCGGGCGAGAAAGGACATCTGCACCCATGA
- a CDS encoding DUF305 domain-containing protein encodes MQRRVQRHRLMAPWAVGLLGLTLLGGGLAIAWPRPPSEGSPDVTFARDMSAHHAQAVDLSVTMFKRAADPAVKLLAQDILLTQQAQIGQMGGWLMAWGRPLAGREAPMAGMDPAHMGLASAEDMRDVETLPVRTAQTRYLVLMRRHHQGGVTMANSALEGVKRPEVRAFAERVVAAQTSEIQAIDALLEKLSAQPQPEMDGMHHE; translated from the coding sequence ATGCAGCGGCGCGTACAACGGCACCGTTTGATGGCCCCCTGGGCGGTGGGCCTCCTCGGTCTGACGCTGCTGGGCGGCGGACTGGCCATTGCCTGGCCCCGCCCACCGTCCGAGGGGAGCCCGGACGTCACCTTCGCCCGGGACATGAGTGCACACCACGCCCAGGCGGTCGACTTGAGCGTCACGATGTTCAAGCGCGCGGCGGACCCGGCCGTAAAGCTGCTCGCCCAGGACATCCTGCTGACGCAACAGGCGCAGATCGGGCAGATGGGCGGGTGGCTGATGGCGTGGGGACGGCCCCTGGCGGGCCGAGAGGCTCCCATGGCGGGGATGGACCCGGCGCATATGGGTCTGGCTTCGGCGGAGGACATGCGGGACGTGGAGACCCTCCCGGTCCGCACCGCGCAGACCCGGTACCTGGTGCTGATGCGGCGGCATCATCAGGGGGGGGTGACCATGGCGAACTCAGCCCTGGAGGGGGTCAAGCGGCCGGAGGTCCGGGCCTTCGCCGAGCGGGTCGTGGCCGCCCAGACTTCAGAAATCCAGGCCATCGACGCCCTGCTTGAGAAGCTGTCGGCTCAGCCTCAACCCGAGATGGACGGCATGCACCATGAGTGA
- a CDS encoding DUF3105 domain-containing protein, with protein MNRLIVLTLPFLLAACTQKGGEIEGVQSFKNTGGAHQEGRIAYEQTPPAGGPHNPSWQNCGVYDRPLYDEYAVHSLEHGAVWVTYRQDLPTSQVLQLKELVQGRPYTLLSPHETQEAPVVVSAWNKQLAVENAGDSRIQDFIQMYAQGGEAPEIGASCSGAYNGTV; from the coding sequence ATGAACCGACTGATCGTGCTGACCCTGCCCTTTCTGCTCGCCGCCTGCACCCAGAAGGGTGGAGAGATCGAGGGCGTGCAGTCCTTCAAGAACACCGGCGGTGCCCACCAGGAAGGCCGCATCGCCTACGAGCAGACGCCCCCGGCGGGTGGCCCCCATAATCCCTCCTGGCAAAACTGCGGCGTCTACGACCGCCCGCTCTACGACGAGTACGCGGTCCACAGCCTGGAACACGGGGCGGTCTGGGTGACGTACCGGCAGGATCTCCCGACCAGTCAGGTGCTGCAACTCAAGGAACTGGTCCAGGGACGGCCCTACACCCTGCTGTCCCCGCACGAGACGCAGGAGGCTCCGGTCGTGGTCAGTGCCTGGAACAAGCAGCTCGCCGTGGAGAACGCCGGAGACTCCCGTATCCAGGACTTCATTCAGATGTATGCCCAGGGCGGTGAAGCGCCGGAAATCGGGGCCTCATGCAGCGGCGCGTACAACGGCACCGTTTGA
- a CDS encoding signal peptidase II produces the protein MRSRLWLLTAITALLALEGLLKAWAAQHLTPGVDRPLLPGLLHLGFTLNPGMAWGLLGGFTVPLALLRLTVGVVILATLLSRRVPAARTWPLGLLAAGALGNAVDGLARGAVVDYLTSPLLDLAARPLTGRPFPIFNLSDILVCTGVAWLLFQSWQEQRRLPGTDPSPRPFLKENP, from the coding sequence GTGAGGTCGCGTCTGTGGCTCCTCACGGCCATCACGGCCCTGCTGGCGCTCGAAGGCCTGCTCAAGGCCTGGGCCGCCCAACACCTGACCCCCGGCGTGGACCGCCCCCTGCTCCCCGGCCTGCTGCACTTGGGCTTCACCCTCAATCCCGGCATGGCCTGGGGCTTGCTGGGCGGCTTCACGGTTCCTCTGGCCCTCCTGCGCCTGACCGTGGGCGTGGTCATCCTGGCCACCCTGCTCTCAAGGCGCGTTCCCGCCGCACGGACCTGGCCGCTTGGATTGCTCGCGGCGGGGGCACTCGGAAACGCCGTGGACGGCCTCGCGCGCGGCGCGGTCGTCGACTATCTGACCTCGCCCTTGCTGGACCTCGCCGCGCGGCCGCTCACCGGTCGTCCCTTTCCCATCTTCAACCTGTCGGACATCCTCGTCTGCACCGGCGTCGCCTGGCTGCTCTTCCAGTCCTGGCAGGAGCAGCGTCGTCTGCCGGGCACGGACCCTTCCCCCCGACCGTTCCTCAAGGAGAACCCATGA
- a CDS encoding glutaredoxin family protein encodes MPEITLYTVPNCADCEAIKRLLTHQRAPYTEKNVRGDPEALAEMQAKADVRIAPVTVIGEQVLYGPFDEQRPRILAALERVFP; translated from the coding sequence ATGCCCGAGATCACCCTCTACACCGTTCCCAACTGCGCGGACTGCGAAGCCATCAAGCGCCTGCTCACGCACCAGAGGGCCCCCTACACCGAGAAGAACGTGCGGGGCGACCCGGAAGCGCTCGCCGAGATGCAGGCCAAAGCGGACGTCCGCATTGCCCCCGTCACCGTGATTGGCGAGCAGGTTCTGTATGGCCCTTTCGACGAGCAGCGCCCCCGGATTCTGGCTGCCCTGGAGCGTGTGTTCCCTTGA
- a CDS encoding heavy metal translocating P-type ATPase, which yields MTSSDRSVPRSHLEYFVDGMDCASCVQKVERMIERLPGADDVKTSFSKQTLVLSLDETQTPRTTLEGNLTALGYTPSLLGGIPTPAPAHDQGEAADHGHTHDAPKPGQPWYATAQGKLVVISGALLALAWLLSFTLPEFATWGFVAATLLGVWPLAKKAVASARFGDPFSINTLVSLAAIGAVLIGEAAEGAVVVFFFAVGELLEGIAAGRARAGIQALAALAPKTALLVEGPGIREVPADALQVGQKVQVNPGARVPADGTILSGTSSLDDSPVTGESVPVVKSPGNTVYAGSINTDGVLTVRVDKAAHDNTIARIIHMVEEAEGSKAPTARFIDRFSRFYTPGVVAVSALVTLLPPLLFGGEWHDWLYKGISLLLIGCPCALVLSVPAAITSGISAGARRGLLIKGGAALESIGSVKTVAFDKTGTLTAGKPRVTDVVSRTLHQNEVLRLAAAVESGSSHPLAKAITDAARHSRLEVPMARDAQAVPGKAVTATVEGRTLMVSSPRHAATLTTLPPELSTATEAFEKQGRTAVVLLDDSGPLGVIAIRDEPRPDAREAIAGLRALGVNTVMLTGDNARTGAAIAGDLGMDVQAELLPEDKLRVIAALKAQGGVAMVGDGINDAPALAQSDVGIAMGGGTDVALETADAALLQERVTGVTDLVGLSRATMNNIKVNIAFALGLKAIFLVTTLLGYTNLWMAILADTGATALVTANALRLLRWKGSRPAATRAAPPAPTPSRA from the coding sequence ATGACCTCCTCGGACCGGAGTGTGCCCCGTTCCCACCTCGAATACTTCGTGGACGGGATGGACTGCGCGAGCTGCGTGCAGAAAGTCGAGCGCATGATCGAGCGCCTGCCCGGCGCCGACGACGTGAAAACCAGCTTCAGCAAGCAGACCCTGGTCCTCTCGCTCGACGAGACGCAGACGCCCCGGACCACCCTGGAGGGCAACCTCACGGCTCTGGGGTACACGCCCTCTCTGCTGGGTGGGATACCAACGCCGGCCCCAGCACACGACCAGGGTGAGGCCGCAGACCACGGCCACACCCATGACGCCCCGAAGCCCGGTCAGCCCTGGTACGCCACCGCACAGGGCAAGCTCGTTGTCATCTCCGGCGCCCTGCTTGCCCTGGCATGGCTGCTGAGCTTCACCCTGCCCGAGTTCGCCACCTGGGGCTTCGTCGCCGCCACCCTGCTGGGTGTCTGGCCACTCGCCAAGAAGGCCGTCGCCAGCGCCCGCTTCGGAGACCCCTTCAGCATCAACACGTTGGTCAGCCTCGCGGCCATCGGTGCCGTCCTGATCGGTGAAGCGGCCGAGGGGGCCGTGGTCGTGTTCTTCTTCGCGGTCGGGGAACTCCTGGAAGGCATTGCCGCCGGACGGGCACGGGCAGGCATCCAGGCCCTCGCGGCCCTGGCCCCCAAGACGGCCCTGCTGGTCGAAGGCCCGGGAATCCGCGAGGTGCCCGCCGACGCCCTCCAGGTTGGGCAGAAGGTGCAGGTCAATCCTGGGGCTCGGGTGCCCGCGGACGGCACGATCCTAAGTGGGACGTCCAGTCTCGACGACAGCCCGGTCACCGGCGAGAGCGTGCCCGTCGTGAAAAGCCCTGGGAACACGGTCTACGCGGGAAGCATCAACACGGACGGCGTTCTCACCGTGCGGGTGGACAAAGCGGCCCATGACAACACCATCGCCCGCATCATCCACATGGTCGAAGAAGCGGAAGGCAGCAAGGCACCGACCGCGCGCTTCATCGACCGCTTCAGCCGCTTCTACACCCCTGGCGTGGTGGCCGTCTCGGCCCTGGTGACCCTCCTTCCCCCGCTGCTGTTCGGGGGGGAATGGCACGACTGGCTCTACAAGGGCATCAGCCTGCTGCTGATCGGGTGCCCCTGCGCGCTGGTGCTCAGCGTTCCCGCAGCCATCACCAGCGGCATCAGCGCGGGCGCGCGGCGCGGCCTGCTGATCAAGGGCGGCGCGGCGCTGGAGAGCATCGGTTCGGTCAAAACCGTCGCCTTCGACAAGACCGGGACGCTCACCGCTGGCAAGCCGCGTGTGACGGACGTGGTGAGCCGAACGCTCCACCAGAACGAAGTGCTGCGCCTCGCTGCTGCCGTGGAGTCGGGCAGCAGCCACCCGCTGGCCAAGGCCATCACGGACGCCGCGCGCCACTCCAGGCTGGAAGTCCCCATGGCCCGGGACGCGCAGGCCGTTCCCGGCAAGGCCGTCACTGCCACCGTCGAGGGCCGGACACTGATGGTCAGTTCCCCCCGGCACGCCGCTACGCTCACCACGCTGCCCCCTGAGCTGAGCACCGCCACCGAAGCCTTCGAGAAGCAGGGCCGCACCGCCGTGGTGCTACTCGACGACTCCGGCCCCCTCGGGGTCATCGCCATTCGCGACGAACCGCGCCCCGACGCCCGCGAGGCCATCGCGGGACTCCGGGCCCTGGGCGTGAACACGGTGATGCTCACCGGCGACAATGCCCGGACGGGGGCGGCCATCGCCGGGGACCTGGGGATGGACGTGCAGGCCGAACTCCTGCCTGAGGACAAGCTGCGCGTGATCGCCGCCCTGAAAGCGCAGGGCGGTGTGGCGATGGTTGGGGACGGCATCAACGACGCGCCCGCTCTCGCCCAGTCGGACGTCGGCATCGCGATGGGGGGCGGCACGGACGTGGCCCTGGAAACGGCGGACGCGGCCCTCCTGCAAGAACGGGTGACCGGCGTGACGGACCTGGTCGGCCTCTCGCGGGCCACCATGAACAACATCAAGGTGAACATCGCCTTCGCGCTGGGACTCAAGGCGATTTTCCTCGTCACCACCCTGCTGGGGTATACCAACCTCTGGATGGCGATTCTGGCCGACACGGGAGCCACCGCCCTGGTCACCGCCAACGCCCTGAGGCTGCTGCGCTGGAAGGGCAGCCGCCCCGCGGCCACCCGCGCCGCGCCGCCCGCACCCACCCCCAGCCGCGCCTGA
- a CDS encoding copper chaperone PCu(A)C: protein MNHRLTAALLLISLSACAPEADSSQANRTTAQPVTTSAGVRIEGAELREGLPGAEDGVLYLTLTNTGQAQVRLLGGRTPLAREIVPMQHHGTGGTLEPILAPGEALVFKPGGNHLMLVGLSRLPKVGEQVNVTLNFAPGGEITLNVPVNPY from the coding sequence ATGAACCACCGTCTGACCGCCGCTCTGCTGCTCATCTCCCTAAGTGCCTGCGCTCCCGAGGCAGACTCCAGTCAGGCCAATCGCACTACGGCCCAGCCGGTGACCACCTCCGCCGGCGTCCGCATCGAGGGGGCTGAGCTTCGCGAAGGCCTGCCCGGTGCAGAGGACGGTGTCCTCTACCTCACCCTGACAAACACGGGACAGGCGCAGGTACGGCTGCTGGGCGGGCGGACCCCCCTGGCCCGGGAGATCGTGCCCATGCAGCACCACGGCACTGGCGGCACGCTGGAACCCATCCTCGCACCCGGTGAGGCCCTGGTGTTCAAGCCAGGCGGCAATCACCTGATGCTGGTGGGCCTGAGCCGTCTCCCGAAGGTCGGCGAACAGGTCAACGTCACCCTGAATTTTGCTCCAGGCGGCGAGATTACTCTCAACGTCCCCGTCAACCCCTATTGA